In the genome of Spirochaetota bacterium, one region contains:
- a CDS encoding glycosyltransferase: MKTSDIKKAVILAHYAATGATEELRDWLNSKRVEEVVYIAFPFMNSVSSAVTVSVFRRGKLVRTHESLLRFKRPEPVSYAKDVLYGLWYGMRFCRGADILAGGDNLLACIGLCLKVIAGVKRVMYYMIDYTPVRYANPVLNALYYAFDRIAAYNADQVWPLIEKTIRRRFEDGKLKEKRVRSWQPVAFGTHLSHAKSVDTHAVVYLGGLIRNKGAELFLPVLEELRKKDARYRLVVVGAGDYLAELREDIRRRKLAAWVTLYGHILDFSRVLAILSKTGVGIAPYYPDDPNNFSYNTDMGKLKVYIGCALPVVVTDVPPFARTLAEKKAGRIARYDAKDIADQIRIIVKDHARYRSNARALGEQYTWDKIFTKAFEKIEQ, from the coding sequence ATGAAAACATCCGATATTAAAAAAGCCGTCATACTCGCTCACTATGCGGCTACCGGTGCTACCGAGGAGTTGCGCGACTGGCTCAACAGCAAGCGCGTCGAAGAGGTCGTGTACATCGCATTTCCGTTCATGAACAGTGTATCGAGCGCGGTCACGGTTTCCGTTTTTCGCCGGGGGAAACTCGTTCGTACGCATGAGTCGCTGCTGCGGTTCAAGCGCCCGGAGCCCGTTTCGTATGCCAAGGATGTTCTGTACGGGTTGTGGTACGGGATGCGCTTCTGCCGCGGCGCGGATATCCTTGCCGGTGGGGATAATCTCCTCGCGTGCATTGGCCTATGCCTGAAGGTCATCGCCGGGGTGAAGCGTGTCATGTATTACATGATCGATTATACACCTGTGCGGTATGCGAATCCCGTTCTGAACGCGCTCTACTATGCGTTTGACAGGATCGCAGCATACAATGCGGACCAGGTGTGGCCGCTCATTGAAAAGACGATACGCCGCCGCTTTGAGGACGGCAAGCTTAAGGAAAAGCGCGTGCGGTCATGGCAGCCGGTAGCGTTCGGGACGCATCTGTCGCATGCGAAAAGCGTCGATACGCATGCGGTCGTCTATCTCGGCGGGCTTATTCGGAATAAAGGCGCCGAGCTTTTTCTTCCGGTGCTGGAGGAGCTTCGAAAAAAGGATGCGCGATATCGCCTTGTTGTCGTCGGTGCGGGGGATTATCTCGCCGAGTTGAGGGAGGATATTCGCCGGAGAAAGCTTGCCGCATGGGTGACGCTCTACGGGCACATACTCGATTTTTCGCGGGTACTCGCGATACTCTCGAAAACGGGCGTCGGCATTGCACCGTATTATCCCGATGACCCGAACAATTTCAGCTACAATACCGATATGGGCAAGCTTAAGGTCTATATCGGCTGTGCGCTCCCGGTGGTGGTGACCGATGTGCCGCCGTTCGCTCGCACGCTTGCGGAAAAGAAAGCCGGACGCATCGCCCGATACGATGCGAAGGATATTGCAGATCAGATACGGATAATAGTAAAGGACCACGCGCGTTACCGATCGAACGCCCGCGCGCTGGGGGAACAATACACGTGGGACAAGATCTTTACGAAGGCGTTCGAAAAAATAGAACAGTGA
- the ftsA gene encoding cell division protein FtsA produces MAKNDSICALDVGTSSVKALISEMHDGEVTVLGVGRAVSNGVRKGTVVNIDAAAAAIASAVEKAEIMAGGDVSRVVTSLGGDHLSGINSKGVIGVTARNREITPFEVERVLESARSIRLPSDCEIIHLFPQEYAVDDHDEVRNPVGMTGARLEAEAHIITGMITNSDNLMRAIRKAGIEVDDVIASPYAASYAVLTPDERELGVALIDIGAATTSVMFFIEGAVTHTAVLPIGAQHVTSDISMGLRISHTAAEEVKMSYGFAMSEMVSDTEAIEVPSTGDRPPRTIPKKTLSQIIEPRMEEIFRLVLKEIEKVQCKEVLSAGAVLTGGGAMLGGATDVAEAVFGTMPARVGYPTGFSGMLDIGRDATCAVAVGLTLMKSSEQNPAPGIRKVRERKEGNTGGKLSGWFKEFFS; encoded by the coding sequence GTGGCCAAAAATGACAGTATATGTGCGCTCGATGTGGGCACATCTTCCGTAAAAGCGCTTATCAGCGAGATGCATGACGGCGAAGTGACCGTGCTCGGCGTAGGCCGTGCGGTATCCAATGGCGTTCGGAAAGGCACGGTGGTCAATATCGATGCGGCGGCCGCGGCTATTGCGTCCGCTGTCGAAAAGGCGGAGATCATGGCCGGCGGCGATGTATCGCGCGTGGTGACATCGCTCGGCGGCGATCATTTGAGCGGCATCAATTCCAAGGGCGTCATCGGCGTGACGGCGCGCAATAGGGAGATAACGCCGTTCGAGGTGGAGCGTGTGCTCGAATCGGCGCGTTCCATCCGGCTTCCCTCCGATTGCGAGATAATACATCTCTTCCCGCAGGAATATGCCGTTGATGACCACGATGAAGTGAGGAATCCCGTCGGCATGACCGGTGCGCGGCTTGAGGCCGAGGCGCATATCATAACCGGCATGATAACCAACAGCGATAATCTCATGCGCGCGATTCGCAAGGCCGGTATCGAGGTGGATGATGTCATTGCATCGCCGTATGCGGCATCGTATGCGGTGCTCACCCCCGACGAACGCGAGCTCGGCGTTGCCCTCATCGATATCGGTGCTGCTACGACGTCGGTGATGTTCTTCATCGAGGGCGCGGTGACGCATACCGCGGTGCTCCCCATCGGCGCGCAGCATGTAACGAGCGATATATCGATGGGGCTTCGCATCTCGCATACCGCCGCCGAAGAGGTGAAGATGTCCTATGGCTTTGCGATGAGCGAAATGGTGAGCGATACCGAGGCGATAGAAGTGCCGTCCACGGGCGACCGTCCGCCGCGGACGATACCGAAGAAAACATTGTCGCAGATAATCGAGCCGCGCATGGAAGAGATATTCCGTCTCGTGCTCAAGGAAATTGAGAAGGTACAATGCAAGGAAGTGCTTTCCGCCGGGGCCGTGCTCACGGGCGGCGGGGCCATGCTCGGCGGTGCTACCGATGTGGCCGAGGCGGTGTTCGGGACCATGCCTGCGCGCGTGGGATATCCGACCGGTTTCTCCGGCATGCTCGATATCGGACGCGATGCGACGTGCGCGGTGGCGGTGGGGCTTACGCTCATGAAGTCGTCGGAACAGAACCCCGCACCGGGGATACGCAAGGTGCGCGAGCGGAAAGAGGGGAATACGGGCGGGAAACTATCCGGCTGGTTCAAGGAATTTTTCAGTTAG
- a CDS encoding TrpB-like pyridoxal phosphate-dependent enzyme → MATKKKKKSAPKARAFTKKPFEHRKIVLADNEIPTSWYNINPDLPKPPAPYYNPQTMKPLGPSDLAPLFPMGLIEQEVSMQREIPIPEEILSIYKLWRPTPLIRARQLEKDLGLKSKIYYKYEGASPAGSHKLNTAIAQAYYNKKEGIKRIATETGAGQWGSAMSIACNYFGLACTVYMVKVSYQQKPYRRHLMHVFNGEVFASPTDRTNAGRSIRAANPDSPGSLGIAISEAVEDAATHDDTHYALGSVLNHVCMHQTVIGLEAKKQFAKTGDYPDIIIGCVGGGSNFAGITFPFVPEKLSGKRKNMRFIAVEPAACPTLTKGLYDFDYGDTAKMAPIALMYTLGHTFMPDGIHAGGLRYHGASPLVSMLVKEGIVEAQSYKQLATFQAATTFARAEGIVPAPESSHAICAAIDEAKKADAEGKPKTILFNLSGHGFFDMTAYDMYFEGKLEDVELQQSVIDTAVKDRPHIG, encoded by the coding sequence ATGGCGACGAAGAAAAAGAAGAAAAGCGCGCCGAAAGCGCGGGCATTCACCAAAAAACCGTTCGAACATCGAAAGATCGTGCTTGCTGACAATGAAATACCGACATCGTGGTACAATATCAATCCTGATCTGCCGAAGCCGCCGGCACCCTATTATAATCCGCAGACGATGAAGCCGCTCGGGCCATCCGATCTGGCGCCGCTCTTTCCTATGGGGCTCATCGAACAGGAAGTCTCGATGCAGCGCGAGATACCCATCCCGGAAGAGATCCTTTCAATCTACAAGCTTTGGAGGCCGACGCCGCTGATACGGGCGCGGCAGCTTGAAAAGGACCTCGGGCTCAAGTCGAAGATATACTATAAATACGAAGGTGCTTCCCCTGCCGGGAGTCATAAGCTCAATACCGCGATAGCGCAGGCATATTATAATAAGAAAGAAGGTATCAAGCGCATAGCTACCGAGACCGGCGCGGGCCAATGGGGCAGCGCCATGTCCATAGCCTGCAACTACTTCGGGCTGGCCTGCACCGTGTATATGGTGAAGGTGAGCTATCAGCAAAAGCCGTATCGAAGACATCTCATGCATGTATTCAACGGCGAGGTGTTCGCTTCGCCGACGGACCGCACGAATGCCGGCCGCTCGATACGTGCGGCGAACCCTGACTCTCCGGGGAGCCTCGGCATCGCGATAAGCGAAGCGGTGGAGGATGCGGCGACCCATGATGATACCCACTATGCGCTCGGGTCGGTGCTCAATCATGTGTGCATGCATCAGACCGTCATCGGTCTTGAGGCGAAGAAGCAGTTCGCGAAGACGGGCGATTACCCGGATATCATCATCGGCTGTGTCGGCGGCGGCAGCAATTTCGCCGGTATAACTTTTCCGTTCGTCCCGGAAAAGCTATCCGGTAAGCGCAAGAACATGCGTTTCATCGCAGTGGAGCCTGCGGCCTGTCCTACGCTCACGAAGGGCCTCTACGATTTTGATTACGGCGATACGGCGAAAATGGCGCCGATAGCGCTCATGTATACGCTCGGGCATACCTTCATGCCGGACGGCATACATGCCGGCGGACTTCGCTATCACGGTGCGTCCCCGCTCGTGAGCATGCTCGTTAAGGAAGGCATCGTCGAGGCGCAGTCGTATAAGCAGCTTGCTACATTCCAGGCGGCAACGACGTTCGCCCGTGCCGAGGGCATAGTGCCGGCGCCGGAAAGCTCACACGCGATATGCGCCGCCATTGATGAAGCGAAGAAGGCCGACGCGGAAGGAAAGCCCAAGACGATACTCTTCAACCTGAGCGGGCATGGGTTCTTCGATATGACCGCGTACGACATGTACTTCGAGGGAAAGCTCGAGGACGTTGAATTGCAGCAGAGCGTCATCGATACGGCGGTCAAGGACAGGCCGCATATCGGCTGA